The Flavobacteriales bacterium genome contains the following window.
CGCGGGTGCAAGTGGGCCAGAAGGTCGTCTTCGGCCACGCGGGCGAACCCGTGGGCCAGCATACCGCCACCATCTTCGGCATGAACAAGGCCTTCGAGAGCGATCAGCAAGCCATCATCGTTCACGCCAAACTGGACGATACCTCCGAGGAGTTGTTGCCCGGAATGTTCATCGAAGCCCTCATCATGACCGACAGCACGCAAGCCTGGAGCCTGCCCAGCGAGGCCGTGGTGAGCAACGGCGATGAGCACTACATCTTCGTGGAGGACGAACCGAATACCTTCAAGCAAGTCGCCGTGCGCATAGGAGCGAGCGAGTTGGGCTACACCGAAGTGGTGTTGCTGGCTGAACTACCGCCCGATGCCAAGGTGGCGATCAAGGGCGCGTACTATCTGCTCAGCGAGTTGACGAAGGGGAGCGGGGAGCATGACCATTGAGAGAGCCGCACACCGCCCGGCGGGTCTTGACCTGCCGGGCGGCACATGCACCAACACGATCAACATGACCGCAACAGGTTACCACAAGGCAATGGCGCAGCGCATCAATGAGCTGTGGAGCAAGGGCGAAGAAGCGCGGATCAATGAGAACCTCGCTTCCATCTGCCGCGCGTTGGACGACTTCCGGCCCCGCATCAAAGCGAATTTTGAACACGGTGCTTTGCTCACCGGCGTGGAAGAATCACAACAACACGGTTCACCGAAACCTCTAACAACACTCCAACTCAACACACCTTCATCATGAACAACCAATGTGCTCCTCGTCGTTCCACGAACGGCGGATCCCTGTCAATGGCCGTTCTTTCCATCTCGTTGTTGCTGGGCACCGCTTCCATGGCGCAGTCCCCGGCACAGCGGGCCCCGCACGGTGGTGCGTTGGTAAAGACCGAAGGCGGCTACTACATCGAAATGCTGGCTGCCGGCGATGCGCTGCACTTCTACGTGTTCGATAAGGCGATGCAAGCGTTGCCGACGGAGGGCATCACCGGTAGCGTGGTTCTACAATTCACCGATAGCACCAGCACGAACGCGGTGCTCGAAGCCCAGCCGAACGGCTACTATCGCATGGTGGTGATGAACTCCAGTGACTTCGTCGCGGTGGCCAACTTCAAGGTGAAAGGATCGGTGCAGTCGGCACAGTTCCCATCCGGTCCGCGTACACGGCGCACGGGCTCGCATCAGCACAACCCTGATGGTAGCCATGTGCATTGATGGCGGAACCGATCAGGATGTTCTCATTTTCCTCCACTCAACTAGACTTCGATGCACGCATCAACGGATGGATCCAACCGACCGCCGGATAGGAGATCGCACAAGGGAAGGGGCTTACTGCTCGTGCTACTTGTCGTGATCGCCTGTTCGATCCCGGAAGCTGCGCTGGCGCACGGCGTCTCCAAGTCCGACGCCTCGTTCCTCACTGGTAATCAGGGTTCGGCTTGGCTCGCGTTCCTCTACCTGGGTGCAAAGCACATGGTGACGGGCTATGATCACCTGCTCTTCCTCGTGGGTGTCATCTTCTTCCTCTACCGCCTGAAGGATGTGGCCATCTACGTGAGCCTCTTCACCGTCGGACACAGCATCACCTTGCTTGCGGGCGTGCTGGGCGGCATCCATGCCAACGCCTACATCGTCGATGCCATCATCGGGCTTTCCGTGGTGTACAAGGCTTTCGACAACATGGGCGGCTTCGAGCGCTTCCTCGGCGTTCAGCCCAACACGAAAGCGGCGGTGGCCATCTTCGGTTTGTTCCACGGCTTCGGGCTCGCTACGAAACTGCAGGAGATCAACCTGTCGCCTGAAGGGCTCGTGACGAACATGCTCAGCTTCAACATCGGCGTGGAGATCGGCCAGTTGTTGGCGCTCTCCGCCATCCTGATCGCGCTTACGGCATGCCGCCGTCACACGAGTTTCCTGCGGCATGCGTTCGTCACCAACACGCTGCTGATGATCGGCGGATTCCTCCTCATCGGTTACCAGCTCACCGGCTACTTCACGCAATAATACCATGAACGAACCCACACAAGCCCATCCCCTGCATCCGAGCAAGGGATCCATTCTCAAGGCCAGCGCCATCGCCCTCGTGGTGGCGCTCGTGATCCTGTTCACAGCCGTACTTCCAGCGGAATACGGCATCGACCCCACCGGCGTGGGAACACGGCTCCACTTCACGCGGATGCACTCGGCGAAAGCGATGCAAGGAGGAAGCACGGACCCGCACCACCCGGAAACGCATGCCTACCAGCAGAAAACGGTGGTCCTCCGCTTCGAACCCGGCCAGGGATTCGAGTACAAATTCCGGATGGGGCCCGGCCAGGTGCTCGTGTATTCATGGAGCGCCACCGGCCCGGTGGAGTACGATTTCCACGGCGAGATCGAGGGCGACAAGTCAGGAGCGTTCACGAGCTACGAAGCGAAAGTCGCAGAGTCCGCCAAGGGGTCCTTCACCGCCGCGTTCGATGGCGCGCACGGCTGGTACTGGTTCAACGCCACGGCCAACCCTGTGACCATCACCCTGAACACCGCCGGGTACTACACGATCAAGGGCGTGATCGGCGCTCCGGAGGATGTGATCGTACGCGATGGACAAGAGCCCACGATACCCGCAGCGCCACAGCCGCACACGCATTCTCATGGGGAGGAGCACCAGCACTGAGGCTTTGGTCATGCCGAAACGCGATTTCCACCGTGCCATGAAGCAACTCATCAATCAGCTATGGTCCAAAGGCGAGGAAGCGCGCATCAATGAGAACCTCGCTTCCATTTGCCGCGAATTGGATCGCTTCATGCCCCGGATCAAGGAGAACGTTGAACATGGGGCTGCTCTCACCGATGAAGAGACCAAGCGCATCCAACAATTGAACGATGCCTACAATGCCAACATCGAGCGGTACAAGCGGTTGAAAGGGTTCAAGTAGTCGCTTCGGTATCGCCAAGAGCATAGCTCGAATAACGTTTCCCAATTCCAGTGACGACGATGGCAGCCACAGCAGTACAAACTCCCGCCCCAGCGAAGACCAACTGGAGCGCCTTGATGACCCGCGAGCGCTGGATCGAGGTCGCGCGCATCGTCCTCACCGGCATCATCATCCTGTTGCACTGGCAGGGTGTACTTCCGCTCTGGTGCTTGTATGTTGCCGTTGCCTTCGGCCTTTATCCGCTTGCCAAGAAGGGCATTCTGGACCTGTTCCGCGAGCGGAAGATCGGCACGGAGATCTTCGTCACCATCGCCACCTTGATCGCGCTCTTCGGCGGCGAAACAATAGCGGGTGCGGTGCTGATGGTGATCATCCTCATCGCGGAGTTCATCGCGGACCTGAACACTGATCGGGCGCGCGCGTCGATCCGTGGCTTGATGGGGTCCGCTCCACGCACGGCCGTGATCCGGCTGTACGGCAAGGAGCGCACCGTGGACATCGATCAGCTCAAGGCGGGTGATATCGTGTTGGTGCGCGCGGGCGAGAAGATCCCCGTGGATGGCGTCGTAGAAGCGGGCGATTCCTCGGTGAACGAAGCATCGATCACGGGCGAAAGTCTTCCGAAGGAGAAGCTCGTCGGAGATCCGGTCTTCGCGGGCACGATCGTGGAGAGTGGCGCGCTGGACGTGCGCACGGAGAAGATCGGCGCCGATACCACCATCGCGCGGATCGTGAAACTGGTGGAAGAAGCGGAAGGCTCGCAGGCCCCCGTGCAGAAACTCACCGATAGGGTCGCGGCCTGGCTCATCCCGATCGTGCTCGTCTTCCTCGTGATCGTATTCATCATCACTCGTGATGTGCGATTGATCGTCACGCTCTTGATCTTCACCTCTCCTGCCGAACTCGGCCTTGCCACACCCATGGTGATGATCGCCGCGATCGCACGGGCCGCACGGAGCGGCATCCTGGTGAAAGGAGGTGCCCACTTGGAAGCGCTGGCGAAAGTGGACGCCATGGTGTTCGACAAGACCGGGACGCTTACGGTGGGCAGGCCAGTCGTCCAAAAGCTGGAGGTGTTCGGGGGTGCGATGGTGGAGAACGAGTTGCTGCGCCTGGCTGCCGCTGCGGACCGGCGCTCGGCGCATCCCTTGGCCAACGCTGTACTTGAACACGCCGCGAAACGGGGCATCAGCTATCCGGAACCTGAAGCGTTCGCCTCCATCCAGGGTCGCGGCGTGGATGCGACCGTGGAGGGCAAGCGCGTGTTGGTGGGTAATGCAGCCCTGCTTGCGGACAACGGAATTACACCGCCGCAAGGCGGCGATGCCGGGATGACGGTCGTGTATGTGGCCGTGAACGGCCAAACGGTCGGGGCATTGCACATTGCCGATGAGATCCGGCCTGGTGCGCGTGAGGCCATCGCCAAATTGCGCGCAACCGGTGTGAAGCACATCGTGATGCTCACCGGCGACAACAAGAGCACGGCCGATGCCATTGCCGCGCAATTGGGGATCGATGAGGTGCGCGCCGAGTTGTTGCCCGAAGCGAAGGTGGAAGCGATCAAGCAATTGAAGCTGCATCCGCACCGCGTAGCGATGATCGGCGACGGCGTGAACGACGCTCCTGCGCTGGCCGTGGCTGACGTGGGCATCGCCATGGGCGGTGGCGGCACACAGGTGGCGCTGGAAGCCGCGGACATCGCCCTGATGACCGACGATCTGAACAAGATCGTGATG
Protein-coding sequences here:
- a CDS encoding HupE/UreJ family protein encodes the protein MHASTDGSNRPPDRRSHKGRGLLLVLLVVIACSIPEAALAHGVSKSDASFLTGNQGSAWLAFLYLGAKHMVTGYDHLLFLVGVIFFLYRLKDVAIYVSLFTVGHSITLLAGVLGGIHANAYIVDAIIGLSVVYKAFDNMGGFERFLGVQPNTKAAVAIFGLFHGFGLATKLQEINLSPEGLVTNMLSFNIGVEIGQLLALSAILIALTACRRHTSFLRHAFVTNTLLMIGGFLLIGYQLTGYFTQ
- the cadA gene encoding cadmium-translocating P-type ATPase, with product MAATAVQTPAPAKTNWSALMTRERWIEVARIVLTGIIILLHWQGVLPLWCLYVAVAFGLYPLAKKGILDLFRERKIGTEIFVTIATLIALFGGETIAGAVLMVIILIAEFIADLNTDRARASIRGLMGSAPRTAVIRLYGKERTVDIDQLKAGDIVLVRAGEKIPVDGVVEAGDSSVNEASITGESLPKEKLVGDPVFAGTIVESGALDVRTEKIGADTTIARIVKLVEEAEGSQAPVQKLTDRVAAWLIPIVLVFLVIVFIITRDVRLIVTLLIFTSPAELGLATPMVMIAAIARAARSGILVKGGAHLEALAKVDAMVFDKTGTLTVGRPVVQKLEVFGGAMVENELLRLAAAADRRSAHPLANAVLEHAAKRGISYPEPEAFASIQGRGVDATVEGKRVLVGNAALLADNGITPPQGGDAGMTVVYVAVNGQTVGALHIADEIRPGAREAIAKLRATGVKHIVMLTGDNKSTADAIAAQLGIDEVRAELLPEAKVEAIKQLKLHPHRVAMIGDGVNDAPALAVADVGIAMGGGGTQVALEAADIALMTDDLNKIVMARAIARRAYRTIKENLIVGVGVVHVLGITAALLHWIGPVQAALIHLGPDVLVFLNSIKLLHVRIKA